In Pseudothermotoga hypogea DSM 11164 = NBRC 106472, the following are encoded in one genomic region:
- a CDS encoding glycine--tRNA ligase subunit alpha codes for MYLQDVIAKLNEYWASLGCMIDQPYDLEVGAGTFHPSTFFGCLREGEWKVAFVQPSRRPTDGRYGENPNRLQRYFQYQVIIKPSPDNAQKVYLDSLSALGIDLKKHDVRFIEDNWESPTLGAWGVGWEVWLDGMEITQFTYFQQIGGIVLKSIPLEITYGLERIAMYLQGKSNIFEVMWNEKLSYGELYRENEKQFSKYNFETASVEKLFTLYDIFASEFESQIKAGCYLVAYDYMAKCSHVFNLLDARNAFSVTQRQDFIRSIRSMARRCAEAFRGGK; via the coding sequence TGGGCTTCGCTCGGTTGCATGATCGATCAACCTTACGATCTGGAAGTCGGAGCGGGCACGTTCCATCCTTCCACCTTTTTCGGATGCCTCCGGGAAGGTGAATGGAAGGTTGCGTTTGTCCAGCCGAGTCGCCGCCCAACGGACGGAAGGTACGGTGAAAATCCCAACAGGTTGCAGAGATACTTTCAGTACCAGGTGATCATCAAGCCCTCTCCGGACAACGCACAGAAGGTTTATCTGGACTCTCTGTCCGCGTTGGGCATCGATCTGAAGAAACACGACGTTCGGTTCATCGAAGATAACTGGGAATCACCCACCCTCGGCGCCTGGGGCGTAGGATGGGAAGTGTGGCTCGATGGTATGGAGATCACGCAATTTACTTACTTTCAACAGATCGGAGGGATTGTTCTCAAATCGATCCCGCTCGAGATCACTTACGGCCTGGAGAGAATTGCGATGTATCTGCAAGGTAAGAGCAACATCTTTGAGGTCATGTGGAACGAGAAGCTGTCTTATGGCGAGCTCTACAGAGAGAACGAGAAACAGTTTTCGAAATACAACTTCGAAACGGCCAGTGTTGAAAAACTCTTCACTTTGTACGACATTTTCGCTTCAGAGTTCGAGTCTCAGATAAAAGCTGGATGCTATCTGGTCGCGTACGACTACATGGCGAAATGTTCACATGTCTTCAACCTTCTGGATGCGAGGAACGCGTTCAGCGTCACTCAACGACAGGACTTCATAAGATCCATAAGGTCGATGGCCAGACGTTGCGCCGAGGCTTTCAGAGGAGGGAAGTGA
- the glyS gene encoding glycine--tRNA ligase subunit beta encodes MNNWVLLELGVEELPASEMDSIKEQLQVLVPNLFSEARISFGSCEVFITNRRIAVRLQNVSDRQEDVVLEKRGPSERVAFSDGQPTKALLGFLSSNGATLEDVFVKDGYVHIKKLVEGKNVCEVVPETLVKVITNLKFARPMRWANGDFEFVRPVKWVLALLNDEVIPLRIFDKNSDRYTMSHPYLEKWIAMRHPKDYVQVLEENLVIVDETARRQFIVEQLTEIERAYGLVCEKDPLLIEKICKIAEWPQAIVGKFDENYLKLPQELITVTVKHHLSAFSTSRAGSLTCHFVAFIDRPRDDFSIIVRGYESVVNARLEDARYYFEIDRRKRLEEFNENLKRMVFQKELGSLYDKVVRTQQLVQYMVEKLSKESMKDKAMRAAFLSKADIATHVVYEFPELQGVIGRIYALLDGEDESVALALEDQYSQEPESELGALIGACDRIDTIVGNIAVGNLPSGSKDPYGLRTKADTIYWSVVRYGWDVDLVELLLTAKKLLNIDFDVDKLFEFMSSRFYAFLLSQRFSFDIARAVNHLWSRPLRGYLAAQALTKACQSEDFNNVAIGFERVHNITKNHSDRHFDGALFEEDAEIELLNQFVSVKPKVIESVLKLNYEEAIRHLSSLKPYIDRYFDEVFVMVDREDIRQNRLGFLKNIDELFMLVGDLTQLIRRD; translated from the coding sequence ATGAACAACTGGGTCTTGCTCGAACTTGGTGTTGAGGAACTGCCCGCGAGCGAAATGGACTCGATAAAGGAACAGCTCCAAGTTCTGGTGCCGAATTTGTTCAGTGAAGCTCGCATCTCTTTTGGTTCCTGCGAAGTGTTCATAACGAACCGAAGAATCGCGGTGCGGTTGCAGAATGTTTCAGACAGGCAAGAGGATGTCGTGCTCGAAAAGCGTGGACCTTCCGAAAGAGTGGCTTTTTCTGACGGTCAGCCCACGAAGGCTCTGCTCGGGTTTCTATCATCCAACGGAGCCACCCTGGAGGATGTTTTCGTGAAAGATGGGTACGTTCACATCAAAAAACTCGTGGAAGGTAAAAATGTTTGCGAAGTGGTTCCAGAAACGCTTGTCAAAGTCATCACGAACTTGAAGTTTGCCAGACCAATGCGCTGGGCAAATGGTGATTTCGAGTTCGTGAGACCTGTGAAGTGGGTACTCGCGTTGTTGAACGACGAGGTCATACCGCTGAGGATATTCGATAAAAATTCTGATCGATACACCATGTCTCATCCATACCTTGAAAAATGGATCGCGATGCGTCATCCGAAGGACTACGTTCAAGTCCTCGAAGAGAATCTGGTCATCGTCGATGAAACGGCAAGAAGACAGTTCATCGTAGAACAGCTGACAGAGATAGAAAGAGCTTACGGTTTGGTGTGTGAGAAAGATCCGCTTCTTATTGAGAAGATCTGCAAGATTGCCGAATGGCCGCAAGCGATCGTTGGTAAGTTCGACGAGAATTATTTGAAGCTTCCTCAGGAACTCATAACCGTAACGGTCAAGCACCATCTCAGTGCCTTTTCGACGAGCAGGGCTGGCAGTCTCACGTGTCACTTCGTTGCGTTCATCGACAGACCAAGGGATGACTTCTCCATCATTGTGAGAGGTTACGAGAGCGTCGTGAACGCGAGGTTGGAAGACGCAAGGTATTATTTCGAGATAGACAGGAGAAAAAGGTTGGAAGAGTTCAACGAAAACTTGAAGCGAATGGTTTTTCAGAAGGAACTGGGTAGCCTTTACGACAAAGTGGTTCGAACGCAACAACTCGTTCAGTACATGGTTGAAAAGCTCTCCAAGGAATCGATGAAAGACAAGGCCATGCGTGCCGCCTTTCTGAGTAAAGCCGACATCGCAACGCACGTCGTGTACGAATTTCCAGAGCTTCAAGGTGTGATCGGGAGAATCTACGCACTTCTCGACGGTGAGGATGAATCCGTGGCACTCGCGCTCGAGGATCAATACTCACAGGAACCTGAGAGCGAGCTTGGCGCGCTGATAGGCGCTTGTGACAGGATAGACACGATCGTGGGCAACATCGCGGTGGGCAACCTGCCGAGCGGCTCGAAGGACCCATACGGTCTGAGAACCAAAGCCGACACTATCTATTGGTCCGTCGTTCGTTACGGATGGGACGTCGACCTTGTCGAGCTCTTGCTGACGGCGAAAAAGCTTTTGAACATCGATTTCGATGTTGATAAACTCTTTGAGTTCATGAGCTCACGTTTCTACGCATTTTTGCTTTCTCAGCGTTTCTCGTTCGACATAGCTCGCGCCGTGAACCATCTCTGGTCAAGACCTTTGCGTGGTTATCTTGCGGCTCAAGCTCTGACAAAGGCATGTCAGAGTGAGGACTTCAACAATGTTGCCATAGGTTTCGAAAGGGTACACAACATAACCAAGAATCATTCTGACAGGCATTTCGACGGCGCTCTGTTCGAAGAAGACGCAGAGATAGAACTGCTGAACCAGTTCGTATCCGTGAAACCAAAAGTGATAGAAAGTGTTTTGAAACTCAATTACGAAGAGGCAATAAGACATCTGTCTTCTTTGAAACCATACATAGACAGATACTTCGACGAAGTGTTCGTCATGGTCGACAGAGAAGACATAAGACAGAACAGGCTCGGTTTTCTCAAAAACATAGACGAGCTGTTCATGCTCGTCGGAGATTTGACGCAGCTGATACGAAGAGACTAA
- the guaB gene encoding IMP dehydrogenase produces MKYEEALTFDDVLLVPQYSEVLPSQTDVRTRLVKDIWINIPLVSAAMDTVTEAALAKALAREGGVGVIHRNMSIEEQAHQVSIVKRAENGVIYDPITIGPEETVEQALKLMSMYKIGGLPVVDEQAKLLGLITNRDIRFEKNLSKPVKLLMTPRSKLIVARPNVTLEEAKQILHKHRIEKLPLVDDGDRLVGIITIKDIMSVIEHPHAARDGKGRLIVGAAVGTGEDVLARVQALRDAQVDFIVIDTAHGHSKRVIETVKKVKQNFPNLPVVAGNVATAEGVKALVEAGADGVKVGVGPGSICTTRVVAGVGVPQFSAIVECARMARELHVTLIADGGIRYSGDIVKALAAGADSVMIGSIFAGTEEAPGETILYQGRKYKAYRGMGSESAMRRGSADRYFQNENAKFVPEGVEGMVPYKGTVKDVVDQLVGGLRAGMGYVGARNLDELRRKAKFVRVTLAGLRESHPHDIIITREASNYWTSSPQE; encoded by the coding sequence TTGAAGTACGAAGAGGCACTCACATTTGATGATGTTCTTTTGGTTCCGCAGTACAGCGAGGTTTTGCCTTCGCAAACCGACGTGAGGACCAGGCTCGTCAAAGACATCTGGATAAACATACCGCTGGTCAGCGCAGCCATGGACACCGTAACGGAGGCCGCACTGGCCAAAGCGCTGGCACGGGAAGGTGGGGTTGGAGTCATACACAGGAACATGTCCATAGAGGAGCAGGCGCACCAAGTCAGCATCGTGAAGAGAGCAGAAAACGGGGTCATATACGATCCAATCACCATAGGCCCAGAAGAAACTGTTGAACAAGCATTGAAATTGATGTCGATGTACAAGATAGGTGGTTTACCCGTGGTGGACGAACAGGCAAAGTTGCTCGGCCTAATAACGAACAGAGACATCAGGTTTGAGAAGAACTTGTCCAAACCCGTCAAACTCCTGATGACACCGCGCTCCAAACTCATCGTGGCCCGACCGAACGTCACTTTGGAGGAGGCGAAACAGATCCTCCACAAGCACAGGATTGAGAAGCTTCCCCTCGTGGACGATGGCGACAGACTGGTGGGGATCATAACGATCAAAGACATAATGAGTGTGATCGAACATCCTCACGCAGCTCGTGACGGCAAAGGAAGACTCATAGTCGGGGCAGCGGTTGGAACAGGGGAGGACGTACTCGCGAGAGTTCAAGCCCTGAGGGATGCGCAGGTTGACTTCATCGTAATAGACACAGCTCATGGTCACTCGAAGAGGGTTATCGAGACCGTGAAGAAGGTAAAACAGAATTTTCCAAACCTGCCAGTGGTGGCAGGCAATGTTGCGACAGCGGAAGGTGTCAAAGCTCTGGTTGAAGCTGGTGCCGACGGCGTTAAAGTGGGAGTTGGTCCAGGCTCGATCTGTACAACTCGCGTTGTCGCTGGTGTGGGCGTACCCCAGTTCTCAGCCATCGTGGAGTGCGCAAGGATGGCACGAGAACTTCACGTTACGCTCATTGCTGACGGCGGTATCAGATACTCCGGTGACATCGTCAAGGCTCTTGCTGCGGGTGCGGATTCCGTAATGATCGGTAGCATCTTCGCAGGAACAGAGGAGGCACCGGGAGAAACGATCCTCTATCAAGGTCGAAAGTACAAAGCCTATCGTGGCATGGGAAGCGAGTCTGCGATGAGAAGAGGAAGTGCCGACAGATACTTTCAAAACGAGAACGCGAAGTTCGTGCCTGAGGGTGTCGAAGGCATGGTCCCATACAAAGGTACGGTCAAGGACGTGGTCGACCAGCTGGTCGGAGGGCTGAGGGCCGGAATGGGTTATGTGGGGGCTCGGAATCTTGACGAGCTCAGGAGGAAAGCAAAATTCGTGAGGGTAACGCTCGCGGGTCTCAGAGAGAGTCACCCCCACGACATAATAATCACGAGGGAGGCTTCGAACTACTGGACCTCTTCTCCGCAGGAATGA
- a CDS encoding acylphosphatase: MKAVFVKVFGHVQGVGFRYFTYRVAKRLNVTGYVRNAEDGTVEIHAEGEEKILERFLDEVSRGPTMAIVTDVRVEEVPVQGFRSFDIVH, translated from the coding sequence TTGAAGGCAGTCTTTGTGAAGGTCTTTGGACACGTTCAGGGGGTTGGCTTCAGATATTTCACCTACAGAGTTGCGAAGAGGTTGAACGTGACAGGTTACGTGAGGAACGCTGAAGATGGTACGGTAGAAATTCACGCCGAGGGAGAAGAAAAAATTCTGGAACGTTTCTTGGATGAAGTCAGTAGAGGACCAACCATGGCCATCGTCACGGACGTCCGTGTGGAAGAAGTACCGGTTCAAGGATTCAGAAGCTTTGATATAGTGCACTGA
- the tmk gene encoding dTMP kinase, translating to MFISFEGIDGSGKGTQVELFLDYLERNGVDFVYVREPGGTPIGELIRNILLSSQNMISKTELLLFLASRAQLVETVIKPALAQNKTIVADRFADSSVAYQGFARGLGVETVKRLNDFATGGLKPDLTFYIDVPVAVALSRKKHFDRIESEGEEFLNKVRQGYLELLKDEPERFVLINGIADELTVHRFIVEEFEKRRKK from the coding sequence ATGTTCATCAGCTTCGAAGGTATCGATGGGAGTGGGAAAGGAACGCAGGTTGAACTGTTCCTCGATTATCTGGAAAGGAACGGCGTAGACTTCGTTTACGTTAGAGAGCCCGGTGGAACACCCATCGGAGAGCTGATCAGAAACATCCTGCTGTCTTCGCAAAACATGATCTCAAAAACAGAACTGCTCTTGTTCCTGGCAAGCCGTGCTCAACTGGTTGAAACCGTGATAAAGCCGGCCCTGGCGCAGAACAAGACAATCGTCGCCGACAGGTTCGCTGACTCAAGTGTTGCGTATCAGGGTTTTGCAAGAGGACTGGGTGTTGAGACTGTTAAGCGATTGAACGATTTTGCAACGGGTGGACTGAAACCCGATCTGACATTCTATATAGATGTTCCCGTAGCGGTGGCTTTGTCGCGAAAGAAACATTTCGACAGGATCGAGTCCGAGGGTGAAGAGTTCCTGAACAAAGTCAGGCAGGGGTATTTGGAACTTCTGAAAGATGAGCCTGAAAGATTTGTTCTCATCAACGGGATTGCCGACGAGTTGACCGTGCATCGATTCATCGTCGAGGAGTTCGAGAAGAGGAGGAAGAAATGA
- a CDS encoding ABC transporter permease — translation MFLTMFSAELKRTLKNPYSLVLILIVPLVVTTIAIVLFSSFGFLQTKIGILNLDTDPLSRLTVGIVMSLFKGGNISYVSEDYRQKLLNGDLQAVVVIPKDFSRKLYAAQQTELIFIPSPVDLQVSTVMYRTFQSMFEDLNGSPFFDPQVIRYLFSSPGYPAPKLSALEREKVLNLTSLLIPVTVFLSSACVLLAIASGSFQLDEQSKLTELFLSMNVGKFTYVVSKILAYTSVGLTLSMVALLILLRFRVFLITPAMIELIVLNSLFHASVGLIISAVSPNTQVSSMLSVVLTVVSFYFSGSVVPLSSMPTHLQSFARNYPLFLAIYSLRKQQLFEFDVTSDIKKMTLLVVVFVVLSVVAGSSKLRRR, via the coding sequence GTGTTCTTAACTATGTTCTCAGCGGAACTGAAGAGGACTCTGAAGAATCCTTACTCGCTCGTGCTCATATTGATCGTCCCTTTGGTCGTCACCACCATTGCAATTGTGCTTTTCTCGAGTTTCGGATTCTTGCAGACAAAAATAGGAATACTCAATCTCGACACGGATCCTCTGTCGCGTCTGACTGTGGGTATCGTGATGTCTCTTTTCAAAGGTGGGAACATCAGTTATGTATCGGAAGACTATCGACAGAAGTTGCTCAATGGTGATCTGCAGGCCGTGGTCGTCATCCCGAAGGATTTCTCCAGAAAACTCTACGCGGCACAGCAAACTGAACTGATCTTCATCCCGAGCCCTGTGGACTTGCAGGTCTCAACCGTCATGTACAGGACTTTCCAGTCCATGTTCGAAGATCTGAACGGCAGTCCGTTCTTTGACCCACAGGTTATCAGGTACCTGTTCAGCTCTCCTGGTTATCCCGCACCGAAGCTTTCAGCGCTCGAGAGAGAGAAGGTCCTGAACCTGACCTCGTTGCTGATACCCGTCACTGTGTTCTTATCAAGTGCGTGCGTGTTGCTCGCCATCGCTTCTGGCTCGTTTCAGTTGGACGAACAGTCGAAGTTGACTGAGCTGTTCCTGTCGATGAACGTGGGAAAGTTCACCTACGTTGTCTCAAAGATCTTGGCGTACACATCGGTAGGTCTGACTCTCTCCATGGTCGCACTCCTCATTCTCCTGCGTTTCAGGGTGTTCCTCATCACGCCAGCCATGATAGAATTGATAGTACTCAATTCCCTGTTTCATGCCAGCGTTGGTCTGATAATTTCAGCGGTCTCGCCGAACACACAAGTTTCATCGATGCTCAGTGTTGTTCTCACAGTGGTGAGCTTTTATTTCAGTGGCAGCGTTGTGCCGCTGTCTTCGATGCCGACACATCTGCAGAGCTTTGCTCGAAACTATCCTCTCTTTTTGGCGATTTACTCGTTGAGGAAGCAACAGCTCTTCGAATTCGATGTTACGAGTGATATCAAAAAGATGACGTTGCTCGTTGTCGTTTTTGTGGTGCTTTCTGTAGTCGCTGGGTCTTCGAAACTGAGGAGGCGGTGA
- the yfcE gene encoding phosphodiesterase, giving the protein MRKILIVSDTHGSLTSWQRLKSLVGQVDEVYHLGDVLYHGPRNPIPDGYNPAELARELRRENLFLVRGNCDADVDLMLLGISEAPKVLLASFGQVNFVMSHGDFFQSEEQLFTFLEEHGARVLLYAHTHVPRFDWIQSRLIINSGSPSLPKMGSEPTFVLMEINELVKISLISLTGKLLREALL; this is encoded by the coding sequence TTGAGAAAGATCCTAATTGTCTCCGACACTCATGGTTCACTCACAAGCTGGCAGCGGTTGAAATCGCTCGTGGGCCAAGTGGACGAAGTCTACCATCTCGGAGACGTGCTTTACCATGGACCGAGAAACCCCATACCCGATGGGTATAATCCTGCAGAGCTGGCTCGGGAACTGAGACGCGAGAATCTCTTCTTGGTCCGTGGCAACTGTGATGCCGATGTGGATTTGATGTTGCTCGGAATATCTGAAGCTCCGAAAGTTCTGCTTGCGAGCTTCGGTCAAGTCAATTTCGTCATGAGCCACGGAGATTTTTTTCAAAGCGAAGAACAATTGTTTACGTTCCTTGAGGAGCACGGTGCGCGCGTTCTCTTGTACGCTCATACGCATGTTCCGAGGTTCGACTGGATCCAGTCCAGACTGATCATAAACTCAGGTAGCCCTTCTCTACCCAAAATGGGATCCGAGCCAACCTTTGTGCTCATGGAGATCAACGAATTGGTGAAAATCTCTCTGATATCTCTGACAGGTAAGCTGCTCAGGGAGGCTTTGCTTTGA
- the tsf gene encoding translation elongation factor Ts, with the protein MEISAEMVKKLREMTGAGVMECKTALSEANGDFEKAIEILRKRGAAVAQKKASRTTKEGIVTAYVHFNDKIGVLLELGCETDFVARMPEFKELAYNLAKQVAAMRPRYVSREDVPQEVIEKEKEIYLAQLKDSNKPQQVIEKIVEGKLEKFFEEVCLYDQKYIFDDTKTVKQVIDEAIAKIRENIRVTRFVRMQIGEE; encoded by the coding sequence GTGGAAATCAGTGCTGAAATGGTGAAAAAACTCAGGGAAATGACCGGTGCAGGAGTAATGGAGTGCAAGACTGCTCTGAGCGAAGCGAACGGTGATTTCGAGAAGGCAATTGAAATACTGAGGAAGCGCGGAGCAGCGGTCGCTCAGAAGAAGGCATCTCGAACGACGAAGGAAGGTATCGTCACTGCGTACGTGCATTTCAACGACAAGATAGGAGTTCTTTTAGAACTCGGTTGTGAAACTGATTTTGTCGCCCGAATGCCGGAGTTCAAAGAACTCGCCTACAACCTTGCCAAGCAGGTGGCAGCGATGAGACCAAGGTACGTATCGAGAGAGGATGTACCACAGGAAGTCATTGAGAAGGAAAAGGAAATTTATCTGGCGCAACTGAAAGATTCCAACAAACCACAGCAGGTCATCGAAAAGATCGTTGAAGGTAAGCTGGAGAAGTTCTTCGAAGAAGTTTGTCTCTACGATCAGAAGTACATATTTGACGATACAAAGACAGTCAAGCAGGTCATCGACGAGGCTATTGCCAAGATCAGGGAGAACATCAGAGTCACAAGGTTTGTAAGGATGCAGATAGGAGAAGAGTGA
- the coaD gene encoding pantetheine-phosphate adenylyltransferase produces MKAMYPGSFDPITYGHLDVIHRALKIFDELWVVVMVNPKKKPLLPLAKRLELIKELLKDEPRVHVDSHNGLLVDYAKRKNIKTIVRGLRAVTDFQYELEMAIANKHLWHELETVFLMTDEKYSFLSSGLVREVASMGGDVSNWVPPNVLRTLRDLYGNGVL; encoded by the coding sequence ATGAAAGCAATGTATCCAGGTTCGTTCGATCCGATCACCTACGGTCATCTTGATGTAATACACAGGGCCTTAAAAATATTCGATGAACTCTGGGTTGTCGTGATGGTCAATCCGAAGAAGAAACCGTTGTTACCTCTCGCGAAACGTCTGGAACTGATCAAAGAACTGCTGAAGGATGAACCACGCGTTCATGTGGACAGCCACAACGGTTTGCTCGTCGATTATGCCAAGCGTAAAAACATCAAGACAATAGTTCGAGGATTGCGGGCCGTGACAGACTTTCAATACGAACTCGAGATGGCCATTGCGAACAAACACCTGTGGCACGAACTTGAAACCGTTTTCTTGATGACGGACGAGAAATACTCTTTCCTCTCATCAGGACTGGTAAGAGAAGTCGCGTCGATGGGTGGAGATGTCAGCAACTGGGTACCTCCCAACGTTCTGAGAACTTTGAGAGACTTGTACGGAAACGGTGTGCTATAA
- a CDS encoding metallophosphoesterase family protein, protein MERLTFVIGDVHGCSDCLRKLLGKLPLTRDSRLIFLGDYVDRGPDSKGVIETLIELSKSYDCIFLRGNHEQMMLDYLLKGENLELWMMNGAGATLRSYGGVNEISKQHVDFLESTLIYHVQGNDLFVHAGIRPNVPLEKQDQFDMLWIRYEFIYSEDPLPNFRIFFGHTPFHDVMISKNKVGLDTGCVYGNKLSAICLETMKIYQVSCGG, encoded by the coding sequence GTGGAACGATTGACGTTCGTGATAGGTGACGTGCACGGTTGCTCAGATTGTTTGAGGAAATTGCTCGGGAAATTGCCACTGACAAGAGACAGCAGACTCATCTTTCTTGGTGATTATGTCGACAGAGGTCCAGACAGCAAGGGTGTGATCGAGACGCTGATCGAGCTCTCGAAGAGCTACGACTGCATCTTTTTGAGGGGAAATCACGAGCAGATGATGCTTGATTATCTTCTGAAGGGCGAGAATCTCGAGCTCTGGATGATGAATGGAGCAGGGGCGACTCTCAGAAGCTACGGAGGCGTGAACGAAATATCGAAACAGCACGTGGACTTTTTAGAATCGACGTTGATCTACCATGTTCAGGGAAACGATCTTTTTGTTCATGCGGGTATCAGACCGAACGTTCCTCTGGAGAAGCAGGATCAATTCGACATGCTCTGGATAAGGTACGAATTCATATACAGTGAGGACCCACTGCCCAACTTCAGGATTTTCTTCGGACACACACCCTTTCATGACGTTATGATATCTAAAAACAAGGTTGGTCTGGATACAGGTTGCGTTTACGGTAACAAGCTTTCTGCAATCTGTCTTGAAACAATGAAAATCTATCAAGTTTCGTGCGGAGGCTGA
- the lgt gene encoding prolipoprotein diacylglyceryl transferase — MIMKRALILLLFLILLSVFLAYVFQGRLLLPQYLFRIGPFELRFYSVFILTGVLVSYSLARKQAKRENVSLEQVDELVFYSVVFGVVGARALYVISNWKFYSKTPSEIFKLWHGGLSIQGAILSGITVFLVYSTVKKNVTFKPLQALDLGAAYLPLGQAIGRWGNFFNYEAFGEPTNLPWKMYVPVAMRPPEFKQYEYFHPTFLYESVWDFLLFLLLTHYMKHYRKNFGEVFSLYLCFYSLGRICIERLRLDSMYVGSIRLAQLLSALLILFGFTLYVLLRGGTIDVRDR; from the coding sequence ATGATCATGAAACGCGCTTTGATTTTACTTCTGTTCTTGATCCTGCTGTCAGTGTTCCTCGCGTACGTGTTCCAGGGTAGGTTGCTTCTCCCACAGTATCTGTTCAGGATTGGTCCTTTCGAGCTTCGTTTCTATTCTGTGTTCATCTTGACCGGCGTCCTCGTTTCCTATTCCCTGGCACGAAAGCAGGCGAAACGAGAGAACGTTAGTTTGGAACAGGTTGATGAGCTGGTTTTTTACTCTGTCGTGTTCGGTGTCGTTGGTGCGAGAGCGCTGTACGTGATCTCGAACTGGAAGTTCTATTCGAAAACACCATCGGAGATCTTCAAACTCTGGCACGGAGGCCTCTCAATCCAGGGGGCCATCCTCTCAGGCATAACGGTCTTCTTGGTGTACTCAACCGTCAAGAAGAACGTTACCTTCAAGCCCTTGCAGGCACTGGACCTGGGCGCCGCGTATCTGCCACTTGGCCAGGCGATCGGAAGGTGGGGAAACTTCTTCAACTACGAGGCGTTTGGAGAACCCACGAATTTGCCTTGGAAAATGTACGTTCCCGTCGCCATGAGACCTCCGGAATTCAAACAGTACGAGTATTTTCACCCAACCTTTCTTTATGAATCCGTATGGGACTTCTTGTTGTTTTTGCTGTTGACACATTACATGAAGCATTACAGGAAGAACTTTGGAGAAGTTTTTTCGCTGTATCTGTGTTTTTATTCGCTCGGTAGAATTTGTATAGAGAGGCTCAGGTTAGACAGCATGTACGTTGGATCGATCAGACTCGCCCAACTCCTCAGCGCTCTACTGATCCTGTTTGGCTTCACGCTGTACGTGCTGCTGAGAGGTGGAACGATTGACGTTCGTGATAGGTGA
- the pth gene encoding aminoacyl-tRNA hydrolase — MHHIIGLGNPGPRYASNRHNVGFMFLDRYAQRAGCTSSFVRETNYELLECGNVKLVRPLTYMNVSGLAVKALVAKYGVSVDDIIVVYDDVDLPLGKIRIRQKGSAGGHNGLKSIIETLKTDQFIRIRIGIGPKPEGVDLAQFVLTDFSDQERVVLDKVLDVAVQAVQTILSEGVQKAMSLYNSVEVIT; from the coding sequence ATGCACCACATAATTGGGCTGGGTAATCCAGGGCCACGTTATGCCTCAAACAGGCATAACGTGGGTTTTATGTTCCTGGACAGATACGCTCAGAGAGCCGGCTGTACTTCGAGTTTCGTTCGCGAGACCAACTACGAGTTACTCGAGTGTGGGAATGTGAAGCTGGTTAGACCTTTAACCTATATGAACGTCAGTGGTCTGGCCGTTAAGGCTTTGGTCGCAAAGTATGGTGTTTCGGTCGATGATATAATCGTTGTGTACGATGATGTCGACTTGCCACTTGGGAAAATAAGGATCAGACAGAAGGGTAGCGCTGGAGGACACAACGGTTTAAAGTCCATCATCGAAACTCTGAAAACGGACCAGTTCATCAGGATCAGGATCGGTATAGGTCCCAAGCCCGAGGGTGTAGATCTGGCACAATTTGTTTTGACGGATTTTTCAGATCAGGAACGTGTCGTACTCGACAAAGTTCTGGATGTCGCCGTTCAGGCTGTACAGACAATTCTGTCGGAAGGAGTTCAAAAGGCAATGTCTCTGTATAACTCTGTAGAGGTGATCACGTGA